The genome window aaaaggaaaaattatgaAAGAAATGATTGTGCACTGTATTGTAGAAAATCTGATAAGGCGGTACCATGGCTTACTATTTCTTTTCTCGCAAATTCTACTACTAGTTTCAATCGTTCTCTTGTTttcttaaggaaaaaaaaaaggcagaaaaGATCAATAATCTGGAAATTAGGCTTACAATGGAAGACTGAGCTATGGAGTTACAGATAATCCAATCGACGATCATAATGGTACAAAGTAGATTTGAGTACAAATTTAAGAATTAAGTAAAACGAAAACTTAACCTACCAATAATAACTACCATATAGGATTACACTAAATGACGAAACCATACTTAGATTAATACTTCCTCTCAAAGGATTAAACCAAGACCCTGTTGCCTGCACTCGCTGCGAAATCTAAATCTAGGATGCTTCAAAAATTAGAAACTACAATAGCAGAACCAAGAAATACAATGCAATCGAAATTACCACTAGCCCAGGACAGCGAACCGACTCCGGTGCGCCGGACTTGAGTCTGATGCCCTTCTTGTTGATTTTTTTACCAGAATTATTGACATCCAGATTAGCCCCCACCTTCAAGCCATGTCTCTTGGTATACCAAAACAGAATCTTGTACCTCACCCTCGTGGTCAATCCCACCCGGAAAGTCACCGTGGACCCATTTGACACCGCCCTGTAAGCAGCCTCCCACGGCACCCCATATGTCTGCACCAGCTCTTTCCGGCGAGCTTTCTTGTCATGACCCTGGTAGAAACTGGGGACGGTATAGTTTGCTATTCCAAGGCTACCATTTTGAACATAAAAGAAGGTGAGATTCAGATCATCATAGCCTACACCTTTGTCCTTCATTTCATTCTTGAGCCTCAGATCAAAGTAAAGAGTGTGGTTGCTTCTAGTAGTGGTGGAATTATCTGTTGCATTCAGGGAAGGAACATAAAAGTCTTCTATGGAGCATGAGGGTTTAGACCCACGAAGACTTAGCCACATGAAAAAGGCTGTTAGGCCTGAGGTCAATATGAAGCTGCAGCAGCATCGGCAACACCCTCCTCCACTGCTGCTGGGGTCTGACATGCTTGGAAACAATGGTGGTTCTCCGGTGAAGTATTATGAGGGACTACCACTGAACAAAGTGGCATCAGGCAACAAATGATGCCAGtggaaagaaaagaatcaaTTCAATTGTGAAGACTAGAAAGAAGAAACACTGCAGGCAGGAATAATTGTTGTGTTTCGTGCTTtattaaaaggaaaattgatCAGTACGTGTAGGCCGCGTTGCTTTTGGTTTGGACTTTGGAGAGACTTCCGTAACATGAATGGGGATCTCTGCTGAAATTTCCTGGTTCGCTCCAAGAAATTGAGGTCAGCTCGTGCATTGACTGAGCACTCTACAAACTTTTAGCAGTAGATTCGTTAACCTTTTCTTAATGGGAAATTGTGGGACAATGTGGTTTAATGGGGATTGGTCATTGGAGCAACTTAGGAGGAGCATTTACTGCAGTAAAGATTAAGAAAACTGTGGTTTAATGCGGATTGGCCACTGGAGTAACTTAGGAGGAGCATTTACTTTAGTAaaaaaatgttgtaattgtaAAGAACAAATTACTTTTAGGCATGCCAGAAATGAACTACTTTTAGCGGATTACATTCATCGATTCACGAGCCAGAGAGCTTTGCTGTGACTCTCATATACCGTTAAATTGGATCACAATAAACACAAAGACCCTTTAAGTTGAATTTTGAAGGCCATCCAAAAGTAATTTTACCTTTTTTGGGCTCCAGAGGATACCGTTCCTTTTTTTGGCTCCTGTAATTGTTTTGGTCATTGGCTTGAAGAATGTAACGATCGATAAAAGAAGACCCGGCCTGGTCTACAATACCGCGTAAATAGTGCATTAGGCGCTTCAAGGAAGGAAAAGGTACAATGCTTCAGTTGGGATATCTGTTGGGGATCATGTCACGTTAGAAATTGGACCTGCTATAAAAGCTAAACAATGAATAGCTCAATTACTTTGAGGCATATTTGTAATTTGACTTAAATCTCCTAAAACATCAGCAGATAACCCACTAGCAGCTTAAGATGGTTAAACGTCCCAGTATGCTGTGAACTGCCCTTGCATGATTACCATGACTTCTTTGGTTCTGCCTCCCGACAGGACGAGAAGCTTGGAGTAGAAATTTTAAAATAGATATTTAACTATGAGCTACGCCATAGCAACTTATTAGCAACCACATCATATCAGGTCCCCTGTCTGAGCAACTAACAACCAAACTATTCAGGCAAAAAAGTTCAAACGCAACAAGAGCGTGAATTGTCTCACTTGCATCAGCATTCTCAACTGGCATACAGCCTAAAAGATTTAAGCCATGTCAAGTCTATCAAAACTTCTAAGGTTGTCTTCCAAACTTAAGACTAACAAGCAAAGCCATATATGCATGTCTTGAGGAaaaaaagatgatgaatgaactcAAATACAACACCATGATGTTAAACAGCACTCTATGTATATACATTGATCACGCGGTCAAGCAACATGTTACTCATCATCTTTGTAGGGGTACTCCTCAGGAACTTGCTTCACAAGCTTCACTTGCATTTCAAATGCATCATCCCCTCTCAGCATATCACGGATCCATGTCACTTCAGTTTTCATTGACACCTGATCATTGGAGGAAAAAGTATAAGATGTGGTTAGGAGGAACAGAATTTTGTTTGCACACTCAAGTTTCATATATAGGCCACAATAAATATTTCATTCAACTTAGTATGTTAATTTTATGAAAAGTAGGTAGGATTATTTCTTTGTTAAGTAGTTAATAATGCTTAGCTCAAACCATTTTATCAAAGTAAAAAATGTAATGGTACAAATTTATGAAGCACAACACGTTAACATGCAGCTCAAACAGAAAAGGTTAGGCTTGCAGAGCATGCATGCGTGCAATTTCGTCTGTGCGATCATATCCTGAAATAGCTCAGAGCAAAAGGAGTTCGCACTTAGAAGATCTGATAAACAAAATTATACCAGGGTCGGatggaatcaaaagaaaagaacggACGACTACTTGGGAAATGGGACAGAAACCTAGAAGTAAACATTTTACTAACTGAAGGAGGTCTCTGTTCTTCCGCTTGGAAAATGCAAGAATAAGGTATTAATGTTCTCCATAAAGAAAATCTTTTTTCCATTTGTAATTGTGGTTTTGGTCGATAGAACGAGCAACACGGTTAACCACATTCCATTTTCAGCCATGCATCTGGAAATGAATAAACTTAAATTCCTCATCAGAAAGCataaagagaaaaacaaacatAAAAACAGATAATATAAAGAAAATTCAAACAAGAGCACGAGTCGGACAAGATTGTCAACAGAAAGGCCCAAAAGTCCATTGAGTTAAGAGCTAACCATCTCCAGAGCTCCCCTGATAACTCCACTCAGGACGTTGCAATAATACAAGCCTTGACAAGTGTCAGGAAGTTCAACAAAATCTACCAGCGGGTTATCTTCCAAAACAAGACTGCAGGTTGTACCCTCAGCATCCCAATTAGTCACAGTTGCAGTGACCCCTAGGAACATTTTGAAACCAACCTGTGTAACAGGGAACCATAAGAAAAGCATTTATCACATTGAACACCAAAAAAGTGAAGGATCTTCCAACTATTTACAAACAACGCTAAACACAAGAAGCCAATTCAGTTCaactttagattttttttaatatacaaTAAGTATGAAAAATAACCAGACAATCAGCATCTCAGCTACCACTAACAAGTTTCACATATCACCAATTTTAGGCTCAAGCACTATGAATAAGAATCAGGGAAGGGAGAAACCCATCATAAGTCTGCAAGAACATGCAACTTTTTCCCTACTTGTAGTTATTTTGCCACCAaatgaaaggggaaaaaatattaatacagACAAATCATTTCCTGCTGGTCTGACTGCAAATTTGCGATACAACTTGCGGAATTTCAAGAAGAACAAAAACGAACCAAGCATCACCAAAATACTACCTTTTGATGAATTATAATTGGGTAATGGATCTAAGGCAATGGTTAGTACTTAGTAGAATGATATTTAAACAAGGGACACGAGATCTTCACTGGGGCTGAAACTTGAGACGAAGCATACAAATCCTTTGGAGCAGAAGATAACAATATATCAGAAAATGTATACTCCAAAATGAAGAGACCTTGGCAATGACTTCAGCAGTTTCCTTGAAATCCACACATCTAGAAACATTGGACTTCGCAAGAAACTCATCGATTAGCCGAATCCCAATATTATAACCCCTGCAACATAATAAGAAATATCCCAGTTTAAACAACTTCATCAATGTCTCATACCTGAGCAAAAACTATGatttttatttagaaaaaaatgcaaaattggCTATTCTCAAATGATTTTAAACACAGAAAACTAGAACACACTGACTATCAACAATACTATTATAAATTGAAAGCTAACAATAGTATTGAGGAAGTAAATTACATCTGGTCAAGCTGCTTGTTGACTTCCTCGACCTCTTCCAGATCGGTTAGCAGCTGACGAACGATCGCGCCATAGGTTAGAGTGAAAAGCTCCGCGTTCTAACACAACAAacaattaatccataaaatccaaaataaaaaacttcaaTATTTCGAGCTATTAATGCTATTAGAGTTCACGCAATAGAAAGCAGATATCGCTGGGTGCGGAGAATAATTAGGAAATGaaaattctctctctcttggttggtttttccttttatttttgaaacGTACCACCCGTTCCACGCTGGCGAAAATGGCGTCACCGGATCTGGGAGCAACGGGAGGCATCGGGGAAGGCTTCCACGCTCTTGAATTCTCCGGCGAGATTTACTTTGAATACTTTGGTTTCCACTCCAGTAGCTGATGATCGAGTGCGAGTTTCGAGGGAGTCCTGGAAGCGTTTTCAGGATTGTATCACTTGGGCCTGAGATTGATGATTTGTTTAGAAGAAATATTGGGCTTTGCTTGAGGAGGAGGACAGAGGCTGACGTTATGGGCCTTGGAAAAGTTTGAGCAGGGCTGGGTTGGGTTAGAGGTGGTATCAGAAGAGACAGAGGCCTGGATTACCAGTTGACGGTCCATCCTCAATTACTAAGCCAAGATAACTGCCAATTGACATAACTACCAAAATAACTATCAAACaagatttttataaaatttaatttattcttaAATTGCACGTACATGAGTGTGTCTTTAGCACTAGGTatctatatatattatacataaagCTTGAGGAAGAGATTTGGTGTTAATATTAGAATTAATATTTATTGTCATTTTATGAATTTATCAttataaaaactattttttattttaattatctaAAACTACTCatctatttttacttttaactatttaaatatatgttttCAACATAACTACCCTTAAATATCATAGCTAtcaatataaaattattttatgaaaaatatttaaaagattaaagttAGATtcgataataaaaaatttatttaactaCATATAACTACTATCCTCATAAACTTTGTAACTACAATTATTTTTATCGTCACTTCATAAACTTTCCTTTTTAtcctcataaaaattatttttattttaactaCATATAACTACCTATGACAATTTTTTACCTTTAACTATTTAAGTAGATT of Coffea arabica cultivar ET-39 chromosome 5c, Coffea Arabica ET-39 HiFi, whole genome shotgun sequence contains these proteins:
- the LOC113690811 gene encoding uncharacterized protein, coding for MPPVAPRSGDAIFASVERVNAELFTLTYGAIVRQLLTDLEEVEEVNKQLDQMGYNIGIRLIDEFLAKSNVSRCVDFKETAEVIAKVGFKMFLGVTATVTNWDAEGTTCSLVLEDNPLVDFVELPDTCQGLYYCNVLSGVIRGALEMVSMKTEVTWIRDMLRGDDAFEMQVKLVKQVPEEYPYKDDE
- the LOC113690810 gene encoding protein NDR1-like; the encoded protein is MSDPSSSGGGCCRCCCSFILTSGLTAFFMWLSLRGSKPSCSIEDFYVPSLNATDNSTTTRSNHTLYFDLRLKNEMKDKGVGYDDLNLTFFYVQNGSLGIANYTVPSFYQGHDKKARRKELVQTYGVPWEAAYRAVSNGSTVTFRVGLTTRVRYKILFWYTKRHGLKVGANLDVNNSGKKINKKGIRLKSGAPESVRCPGLVVISIALYFLVLLL